A part of Paraliobacillus zengyii genomic DNA contains:
- a CDS encoding Na+/H+ antiporter subunit E: MALQILLNLSIALIWMLLTSQFTFSSFLIGYVIGVLLLYLFRRFLQFDIYFSKIIAFAKLVILFLKEMVIANIDVARIIITPRLKMNPGIIAYPTELKSGLEVTLLASLITLTPGTLVMAFSDDQKTLYIHTLDIDSKEAVIAGIKSTFEKGILEVTE; this comes from the coding sequence ATGGCTTTACAAATCTTATTAAACCTTAGTATAGCGTTAATATGGATGTTATTAACAAGTCAATTTACTTTTTCATCCTTTCTTATTGGATATGTGATAGGTGTTTTATTATTATACTTATTCCGACGCTTTCTTCAATTTGATATATATTTCTCTAAAATTATCGCTTTTGCTAAACTAGTTATACTTTTTCTAAAAGAAATGGTAATAGCAAATATTGATGTTGCAAGAATTATTATAACACCAAGATTAAAAATGAATCCTGGGATCATCGCTTATCCAACAGAATTAAAATCGGGATTAGAAGTAACGCTGTTAGCAAGCCTGATAACATTGACACCAGGTACACTTGTAATGGCTTTCTCAGATGATCAAAAAACGCTCTATATTCATACCTTAGATATTGACAGTAAAGAAGCTGTCATTGCAGGTATAAAATCCACCTTTGAAAAAGGGATTCTGGAGGTGACAGAATAA
- a CDS encoding Na+/H+ antiporter subunit D, giving the protein MSNFLMLPILLPMFIGTLLIFFAKKHKLQRVIAGTAAIAQLGVAIYLGYIVYVDASQIITLEVGDWSAPFGIVLVADMLATMMVLLSSIVGVVCLFFAFKTIHSEREKFYFYPFYFFLLTGVNGAFLTGDLFNLFVFFEVMLIASYVLIVHGGTGYQLRESFKYVVMNMVASAFFLVGLALLYATTGTLNMADLAERVQVMGQEGILNVIAIVFLFVFGAKGALFPLYFWLPKSYYGPPAAISALFGGLLTKVGIYAIIRMFTLIFIHNTGFTHTIILALAGATMFFGVLGAVSQFDFKRILSYHIISQVGYMVMGLGIYTQLALAGAIYYIAHHIIVKSALFLFAGATEKITGTTDLKKMGGLLKTHPWVGWLFFISAMSLAGIPPLSGFFSKFALILSAIQEQSYVIVTVALVVGILTLFSMMKIFMYAFWGEPTIPVEKVNRKEMFSLLRPIIPLVALTVCLGFFAEPVFQYSLGVADQILDPANYVNAVLGSK; this is encoded by the coding sequence ATGAGTAATTTTTTAATGCTGCCAATATTGCTGCCAATGTTTATTGGCACGCTATTAATCTTTTTTGCAAAAAAACATAAATTACAACGTGTGATCGCTGGAACTGCAGCTATAGCACAATTAGGCGTAGCGATATACTTAGGCTATATCGTATATGTCGATGCAAGCCAAATCATCACGCTAGAAGTTGGGGATTGGAGTGCACCATTTGGTATTGTGCTAGTAGCAGATATGTTAGCGACAATGATGGTTTTACTTTCCAGCATAGTTGGTGTGGTTTGTTTATTCTTCGCATTTAAAACGATTCATAGCGAACGAGAGAAATTTTACTTTTATCCATTCTACTTTTTCTTACTTACAGGTGTGAATGGCGCATTTCTAACTGGTGATTTATTCAATTTATTTGTTTTCTTTGAAGTAATGTTAATCGCTTCTTATGTATTAATTGTTCACGGTGGAACCGGGTATCAATTACGTGAATCCTTTAAATATGTTGTGATGAATATGGTTGCATCTGCGTTTTTCCTTGTGGGACTCGCATTGTTATATGCAACAACCGGAACATTAAATATGGCTGATTTAGCTGAACGCGTTCAAGTAATGGGACAGGAAGGCATTCTAAATGTTATTGCGATCGTCTTTTTGTTTGTTTTTGGGGCAAAAGGCGCCTTGTTTCCACTATATTTTTGGTTACCTAAGTCATATTACGGACCTCCAGCAGCAATCTCTGCGTTATTTGGTGGTTTACTAACGAAGGTTGGTATTTATGCGATCATTAGAATGTTTACATTAATATTCATTCATAATACAGGGTTTACACATACTATTATTTTGGCACTTGCTGGCGCTACGATGTTTTTTGGTGTCCTTGGTGCTGTATCGCAATTTGATTTCAAACGAATCCTCTCTTACCATATCATTAGTCAAGTTGGTTACATGGTAATGGGATTAGGCATCTACACGCAATTAGCTTTAGCAGGTGCTATTTACTATATTGCACATCACATTATTGTGAAATCTGCATTGTTTCTATTTGCCGGAGCAACAGAAAAAATTACTGGAACGACAGATTTGAAGAAAATGGGTGGTTTATTAAAAACTCATCCATGGGTAGGATGGCTTTTCTTTATATCAGCTATGTCTCTTGCTGGTATTCCGCCACTTAGTGGGTTCTTCAGTAAATTCGCATTGATTTTGTCAGCTATACAAGAACAGAGTTATGTGATTGTTACTGTGGCATTAGTTGTTGGTATTTTAACCTTGTTCTCTATGATGAAAATTTTCATGTATGCATTTTGGGGAGAACCAACTATACCAGTTGAAAAAGTAAATAGGAAAGAAATGTTTTCCTTATTACGTCCTATTATTCCATTAGTAGCTTTAACAGTTTGCTTAGGATTTTTCGCGGAACCAGTATTTCAATACTCACTAGGTGTTGCTGATCAAATTCTAGATCCAGCTAATTATGTAAATGCGGTCTTAGGTTCAAAATAG
- a CDS encoding Na(+)/H(+) antiporter subunit C, protein MEILIVVLIGILFSVATYLILTKSLFRVVLGTVLISHGAHLLILTMGGLGVGSAPLLGEEASSYTDPLPQALILTAIVISFGMTALLLVMTYRTYKVHQTDDLDKLRGRSDE, encoded by the coding sequence ATGGAAATTTTAATTGTCGTATTAATTGGTATATTGTTTTCAGTTGCAACTTATTTAATTTTAACAAAAAGTTTATTCCGTGTTGTCTTAGGTACCGTACTGATCTCACATGGTGCGCATCTTCTCATTTTAACGATGGGTGGACTTGGTGTCGGATCAGCTCCGCTATTAGGTGAAGAGGCTTCTAGTTACACAGATCCGTTACCACAAGCATTAATTTTAACAGCAATTGTTATCAGCTTTGGTATGACAGCATTATTATTAGTAATGACATATCGTACCTATAAAGTACATCAAACCGATGATTTAGATAAATTAAGGGGAAGATCAGATGAGTAA